Proteins from a genomic interval of Diospyros lotus cultivar Yz01 chromosome 6, ASM1463336v1, whole genome shotgun sequence:
- the LOC127804507 gene encoding uncharacterized protein LOC127804507: MAVSAMFQGTRLPPLQESLSLDLSKSLANLFVRANKYILHIKMMRTIGGNEDGERKRKERDNEEGSNQRKERTRRSDIVRPQFHHYTRLNQPRSTILAAVEGSGLLQLPKKADRPMERNQEEYCRYHRIWGHSTDQCRELKNQIEALIREWHLQRIMAPPDNEPTHQAIHVISGGETLAENTSSSRKAYARQAYQVNSMMEAREDKEPITFTPVDRVI, translated from the exons ATGGCTGTGTCCGCTATGTTCCAAGGGACACGACTACCCCCTTTGCAAGAATCATTGTCTCTAGACCTGTCGAAATCTTTGGCAAACTTGTTTGTCAGAGCCAATAAGTACATACTCCACATAAAGATGATGAGAACAATAGGGGGAAATGaagatggagaaagaaaaagaaaagagcgaGATAATGAAGAAGGATCGAACCAGCGAAAAGAACGGACCAGGAGGTCAGATATAGTCAGACCGCAATTCCACCATTACACTAGGCTCAATCAACCTCGGTCAACTATACTGGCAGCAGTAGAAGGGTCGGGCCTTCTCCAGCTTCCGAAGAAGGCAGACCGTCCCATGGagagaaatcaagaagaataCTGCAGGTATCACCGGATTTGGGGGCACTCTACTGACCAGTGTAGGGAGTTAAAAAACCAGATTGAAGCACTCATTCGGGAATGGCACTTGCAAAG AATTATGGCCCCCCCTGACAATGAGCCGACACATCAAGCCATTCATGTTATCTCTGGGGGTGAGACTCTAGCTGagaatacttcttcttctcgaaaAGCCTACGCTCGTCAGGCCTACCAGGTCAATTCAATGATGGAGGCAAGAGAAGACAAGGAGCCTATCACATTCACCCCTGTTGATagggtgatataa